The following coding sequences lie in one Gadus morhua chromosome 20, gadMor3.0, whole genome shotgun sequence genomic window:
- the sumo3b gene encoding small ubiquitin-related modifier 3, whose translation MVLSQFRNVRAPGRNLTDRGRAACRPANALPAAWIAIRFHIGSEVSGKICTMSEEKPKEGVKTENDHINLKVAGQDGSVVQFKIKRHTPLSKLMKAYCERQGLAIRQIRFRFDGQPINETDTPAQLEMEDEDTIDVFQQQTGGSFS comes from the exons ATGGTCCTATCACAATTTCGTAATGTGCGCGCTCCCGGTCGAAACCTAACAGACCGAGGAAGAGCCGCCTGCAGACCCGCTAACGCACTGCCCGCTGCCTGGATAGCAATCCGTTTTCACATTGGAAGTGAGGTCTCGGGGAAAATCTGCACAATGTCTGAAGAGAAGCCAAAG GAAGGTGTGAAGACGGAGAACGACCATATTAATCTTAAAGTAGCGGGTCAAGACGGGTCGGTCGTACAGTTCAAAATCAAAAGGCACACTCCGCTCAGCAAGTTAATGAAGGCATACTGCGAACGACAG GGCTTGGCGATTCGTCAGATAAGGTTTAGGTTTGATGGACAGCCAATCAACGAGACGGATACCCCTGCACAG tTGGAGATGGAGGACGAAGACACAATTGATGTATTTCAACAACAGACGGGAGGCTCCTTCTCCTAA